Sequence from the Desulfovibrio sp. TomC genome:
CGAGACGCGCACCTTTTTTCACGACATCCCGGTGGTGGCCGAACCGACCGTCGCCGCCGCAGCCGAGGCCCTGGCCCGACGCAAGGGGGCCTACCTCCCCGGCGTCGGCATCCTGGCCCATGGGGCGCTTTCGCCCGAGCAGGCCTTTGTCACCGTGTCCTCGGTGGCCTTTGCCGGGTTCGTCAAGTTTTTCGCCGACCATCTGGCCGCTGCCCGGGCCGGAACCCTCGACGCCGTTGCCTGGGCCGCCTTTGAGACGGCCGTGGCCCATCTGCCGCCGCCGCCGGCCGCCGTGCCGCAACTGGCCAAGGGGCCGTTTGGCGACCGGGAAACGGTCCTGGCCGCCATGATCGAGGCCGGCCGGGCCACGGTGGAACTGGGGCTGGTCGATTCGGTCTTTGGCAATATTTCCTACAACCTGGACGGGGCGCTGGCCATCAGCCAGACCGGGGCGGCCCTGGACGAACTGGCCGGCGGCATCGATTGGGTCCCCCTGGATGGTTCGTCCTGCGCCGGGCTGACGGCCTCAAGCGAACTGGCCGCCCACAGCGCCCTGGTGCGCCTGGATCGCCGCCGGGCCATCCTCCACGGCCATCCCCGCTTTGCCGTGGTCATGTCCATGGATTGCCAGGCGACCGACTGCGCCCAGCGCAACGCCTGCCACATCGCCTGCCCCCGGGAACGATTCGTCGGCGACGTGCCCATCGTGCCCGGCGAAGTGGGTTGCGGCCCCCGGGGCCTCGTCCACACCATGCCCCCGGCCCTGGCTGCCGACGGCGGACGGCGCGGGGTCATTGTCTGCGGCCACGGCGTCTTCACCATGGGGAGGGATGATTTCGGTCCGGCCCTGGCCGCGCTGTGCGCTATTGAAACTTCCTGTCGAAGCCGGTATTTCCAGGCACTCGGCCAATCCTCCCTCTGATACGGAGCCACCCATGCAAGCCCCTGATTCCGGTCGCGCCATGACCGTCAGCATCGTCATCCCGGTTTATAACGAGGTCACAACCCTGCCGGTCCTCCTGGGCATGGTCCTGGCCCGACCGGAAACCACCGAGATTATTCTGGTTGACGACGCCTCCACCGACGGCAGCGGCGATTACCTGCGTACGTTGGCCGGCGATCCCCGCATCCGGGTGCTGTTTCATGCCCAAAACCAGGGCAAAGGTGCGGCGCTTCGCACCGGATTTGCCGCTGCCGCCTGCGACATCGTGCTCATTCAGGACGCGGACCTGGAATACGATCCCGAGGACTATCCGGTCCTGCTCCAGCCCATTCTCGCCGGCAAGGCCGACGTGGTCTACGGCTCCCGGTTCCTCGGCGGCCCGCACCGGGTCTTGTACTTCTGGCACTCCGTGGCCAATCGGATGCTGACCCTGCTGTCGAACATGTTAAACGACATCAATTTGTCGGACATGGAAGTCTGCTACAAGGTCTTTCGTCGTGACGTCTTGCAGAAAATCCGCATTCAAAGCGACCGGTTCGGCGTGGAGCCGGAGCTGACCGCCAAGGTGGCCCGGCTTCGGGCCCGTATTTATGAGGTGCCGGTGTCGTATTACGGCCGAACCTATGAGGAAGGCAAAAAGATCGGCTGGCGAGACGGGCTGGCCGCTTTGTGGTGGATCGTGCGGTTCGGAGTCTTTGACCGGGGCTAGCCTTGTCTTGGGAGATTGGCGGCTTTTTGGGTACTGGAAGCAAAGAAACATTTTTCCCGGGACAGCTTGGTCGGGGTCCTTTGGGGCGGTTGCCGGAGGCAATGCCATGTGCACACTGAAGTCGATGGCCCTGATACTCGTCGGAGTTGCCTTGGCGGTTTGCGCCAGGCCGGTGTCCGGGAATGCGGCCGGCGCATTCAATCAATTTGTCGGATTTGGCGACAGCACCCTGGATTCCGGGTATTTTCGCTATACCACCAGCGGCAACGCCAGCGTCGACGCCGCAGTCGTCGCTGCCGTAGCCAATGGAGCCGGCGGCGGGTTTGCCGGACCAGGGGTGATGACGACCACCATGCTGGCGGCGCGCTTTGGCCTTGGCGCCGAGCCGGTCAGCATCGGCGGCGGCAACTTCGGCAACGGCAGCGCCTATACGGCGCCCCTGAGCGCCACGACCGGCGGTACCCCGGCTTCCGGGCAACTGCCCGGGAACGTGGCCACGACCCAGCAGATCGCAACCTTTCTGGCCGCCGGGGGCGGGGCTGCCAATGCCGACGCCCTGTATGTGGTCAACAGCGGCAACAATGATCTGATTTTCGTGCAAAACCAGGGCGCGGACTGGATCGCCGCCAATCCGACCTTTTTAAGCGGCGTGGCGGCGCAGTTGACTGCCGGCGTGGCGGCCTTGCAGGCAGCCGGCGCGCGCACCATCATGGTGCCGAATTCGTTTTATACGACGGTGTTGTCCGGTTCCGGCGGGCTTGTCCCGGAAACCAGCATTGAGAACTATGCCCGGACCGTTGCCTACGGGAATACGAAATGGGCGGACCTGACTGCGGCCGGCGTCCGCTTCATTCCCGCCGACCTCTCCAGCCTGTTTCGGTTCGTGGCGACCAATCCGACCCTGTTCGGCTTTACGTACGACTCGGTGCTGGCCGCCAACGCCCCCTCGCCGGTCGCCGCCCTGGTGACCTCCTGGGCCGACATCACTCCCGTCCAATTGCAGACCTATCTGTTTATCGACGGCAAGCACCTGACCACGGCGGGCCAGCGGATTGAAACGGATTACGAAACCAGTCTGCTTGTTGCCCCACGCCTGATGTCGCTTCTGGCCGAGGCCCCGGTGCAGGGCGGTCTGGCCCGGGCGGCCGCTCTCCAGGGACAGATCGATCTGACCGGGCAGCACCGCGGTCCGACCGGCATAAACGTCTGGATCGGCGGCGGCGTGGGCGCGTTGGAACTCAAAAACGACTCGGGTTTCCCGGGCGTTGCCGGCACGCCGTTTACCGGTTCGATTGGCGCGGATTACCGGACGCCTTGCGGCTTGATCCTGGGCGCGGCCTTCACGGCCTCCACCCAGACCCAGCAGTTTTCCATGGGAGGCGGGCGCTTTGACCAAAACGAGCAGGCACTCAGCCTCTACACCGCCTATCAGGCCGGGCCGGTGTGGGGGGATGCGGTGGCTTCCTACGGCTGGCAGCAGGACAAGATCGTCCGCGACGTGACCCTTGGCCTTTTCACCGACGCCAACAGCGCCGACACGACCGGCCGCTCCCTGGCCCTGGCCCTGCGCCTTGGCGGCGATCTGCGCCTGGGACCGGTCACCACCGGCCCGGTGGCGGGGTTGGTTGTGCAGCAGGTGCGCATCAAGGGGTTTGCCGAATCCGGGTCCAGCGGAACGGCAACCGGCAGCAACGGCGTTACCGCCCTGTCGTACGGCGAACAGATCCGGGATTCGGCCGTAAGCCAGCTCGGCTGGCGGGCCTCGGTGGACCTTGCCGACTGGCGGCCGTTTGCCGAAGCCAAATGGAACCATGAGCTGGTTGACCAGAGCGGACGCATGGTCAAGGCCGCGCTCACCTCGACCACCGCCGCGCCGTATGCCCTGCGCGCCGCCCCTGTCGCTGCCGATTGGGCCACGGCTTCGGTTGGTTCCTCGTATAAAATCAGCGAACGGATCATGGTCCGGGGCGCGGCCTCAGCCACGCTGTCCAATCCCCAGGTGATCGGCTACGGCGGCGATGTGGGCCTGAGCGTCAGCTTTTAGCCGCAACGGACTCGCGCTTGGAACGAAGCGGGCGCTGCGGCAAAGGCCTGCCTGGAAGGGCGCGTCCGCAGACGCGCAAGATTTGGCCGGACAGGCAGAAAAACCGGGTGGGCGGGGACGGCCCTGGCAAAGGAGCGGCGAATGGCCTGGGACGTGTTCGTGTACGGCACGCTGCGCCGGGGGTTTTGCAACCACGGCTGGCTTGGCGGGGCGGCCTTTTGCGGCACGGCGACAACAGCCAGGGCCTACGGCCTGTATCTGGAAGCGGGCATCCCCTATCTGGCGGCCGACGAGGCCCGCTATCCGGTGGTTGGCGAGGTGTACCGGGTGACGGACGCCCACACGCTGGCCGGCCTGGACGACCTGGAAGAGCATCCCCAGGTCTATGAGCGCCGCCAGACGGCTGTGGTCATGGACGCCGACGGCGAAATCCGTACGGCCTGGGTCTATTTCGCCCGCCGCCCCCCTGGCGTGGCCATGGCGACGGGCGATTTCGCCGCGCTCAATAGGCTTTGAAAATCCAGGCGTAGAAGACGTAGATCCAGCCCAGGATGCCGTGGATGATGGCCCAGGCGATGGATTTGTTGAGGGCAAACGACACGGACATGGCCAGGGCCGAACCAAAGCCCACGCCGTATTTGATGATGGTCTGATTGGCATAGACGGCCATTTTCGCCTCCTTGTGGTTGGCTGCAGCCTAGCATGGAATTGTTTCGGGCGCATCCGCCGGCTGCGAGCGCCGCACAATTGACATTTGCCCACTGGCCGCGCACATTGTCCAAATGGCCGGCATCGTGCAGTTTCACCGCTCCCTGTGGCGTCCCCTCTCCGGCATCCTGCCGGGTGTCCTGCTGTTGTGCTGTCTGGCCTCTGTCCCGGTCCGGGCTGCCGATTCCCGAGCCGACCCCAAAATTGTGCAGGCCGTCAACCGCCTGACCTACGGCCCCGGCCCGGGGCTGCTTGGGCAGGCGGAGGCCATGGGCCTGCCCGCCTTTATCGAATCCCAGCTCAACCCGGAAACCCTGGCCGAGCCTCCCGGACTTACTGAGGCCCTGGCTGCGCTGCCCTCGCTGCAAATGGACACGGTGCGCCTTTTCCGGGAATACGGCCCGCCGGCCGAAGCCGGGCGGGACGGTGACCCCGAGGCCATGCGCCGCACCTTTGACCGGGCCGACGTGGTGGCCCTGGAAGCGGCCAAGGCCCGCCTGCTGCGGGCCATTGCCTCGCCGCGCCAATTGCAGGAGCTCATGGTCGACTTTTGGTGCGAACACTTCAGCCTTGGGGCCAAAAAGGGCTTGGCCCACCTGTGGGTCGGCTCGTTTGAACGCGAGGCCATCCGGCCCTACGCCATGGGCAGGTTTCTCGATCTGCTGGCGGCCACGGCCATGCATCCGGCCATGCTGATCGCCCGGGGCAACTGGAAAAACGTGGTCCACCGCGACGGCGGCCAGGGAGCGCGCGAAGCCCTTGAGCCGACCTATGCCGCGCTGCTTTTAGCCCACCACACCCTCGGTCCCGGCGGTCCCCAGAAACCCGCCGACACCCAGGCCCTGGCCCGCATCCTCACCGGCTGGCGCGTGGGCGCGGCCCGGGCCGATTCCGATACCGGCGGGTTTTATTTCGACGTGGAGCTGCACGATCCCTCCGACAAGACACTGCTCGGCCAGACGGTCAAGGGCACGGGCCTTGGCGAGGGCGCGGCCGCTCTTCGCATCCTGGCCGAGCATCCGGCCACGGCCCGCAACATCAGCCGCAAGCTGGCGGTCTATTTCCTCACCGACGACCCGCCGGCCGGGCTGGTGGCCAGCATGGCCGAGACCTTTGGCAAAACCGGCGGCAATATCCGCGAGGTCTTGCGCACGCTTTTTACCAACGATGCGTTTTTTGACGCCAAGTACCGGGGCGGGCGGATCAAATCGCCGCTGCGCCATATCGTCTCGTCCGTGCGGGCCATGGGCCAGACGCCAACCGACGCCGCCGCCCTGGCCGGGGCCCTGGCCGGCCTTGGGCAACCGCTTTTTGCCGCCGACGGTCCCGAAGGGTATCTGCCGGGCTCGGCGTCCTGGCAGAAGCCTGAGGCCTTGCCGCGTCGGGTGAGCTTTGCCGGGGACCTGGCTGCCGGGCGTATTGCCGGACTTTCGCCGGCGGCCAAAGTGGGGGTCCAGACCCTGACTGAGGCCCTTGGGCCGGAGCTGTCGCCGGCAGTGGGGCAGGCGGCGGCCAAGGCCGGGGACAATGGCGCGGGCGTCATTTTGGCGTCGCCGGATTTTTTGCGCTACTAGGCTGGCGTTCCTTACAAGATAACTCCTCCTGCATGCTGGCCTGGGCGTTCGCAAAAACGAAGCTTGCGGACGCGCCACGTGAGCGCGCAGACCCGGGAATACGGACGAGTGGGGGGCAAGGTGCGACGAAGAGACGTGCTGCGGTGGCTGGCCGGGATAGGAGCGCTTGGCCTCGTGCCGGGGCCGGCCCTGGCCCGCAAGGCCGGCCGATCGTCCGGCGAGGGGAAGGCCGAGGCCGGCGGCAAAGGCCGGGAGACGGCGGCCAAGGCTCCCTGGCGCACCGGCAAACAGCTGGTGGTGGTGCTGCTCCAGGGCGGCCCGGACGGCTTGTCCGTGGCTGCGCCCGTGGCCGATCCGCTGTATCCGTTCCTGCGTCCGACCACGGCCCTGCCGGCTGATTGCGGCGGCGTCGACCTTGGCAGCGGCTTCCTGCTCCATCCGGCCCTGTCCGCCCTGGCCCCGCTTTTTGCCAAAAAACAGCTGGCCGTTATCCCGGCCTGCGCCATGCCCGGCCAGGGGACGAGCCATGGCCCGGCCCTGGCCCAATTTGCCGCCGGCACGCCAACCGCCCAGGGCAAGCGCAGCCAGTCGGGCTGGCTTGGCCGACTGGCCCTGGCCCTGGCCGGGGAACGCTCCCAGATGCTGGTGGCCTGCCAGTCCGACGCCTACGACGGCGCGCCGCACTACACCATGATCGCCCCAGGCCGGGGGGAGTCCCTGCCGGGACTTCCGGTGGAGGACCAAGCGCTTTTTGCCGCAGTCGGCCGGCTCTACGGCGAAACCGGCGGGGCGCTCGGCAAGGCTTTTGCCGCCGGGCGGGAGGACCGTCAGGAGGTCTTGGCCAAGCTGCTCGAAGAATCGCGCCGGGCAGCCGGCGGAGCCATCCCGGCCCCGCATTTTGCCGAATTTGGCCAGCACTTTGGCCGGGAACTGGCCAAGCGCCGGGATGCGGCCCTGGGATTCGTCTCGGTTGGCGGGTTTGACACCCACAGCGGCCAGGGCGCGGCCAAGGGCTATCTGGCCGACCGCTTGCGCGAAACCGGCCAGGGCTTGGCCGGAATGTTGGCCGGGCTTGGCCAGGCGGCCGAGGACACGGTCATCGTGGCCCTGGGGGAATTTGGCCGCAGCGCCCGGGAAAACGCCTTTGGCGGCACGGACAACGGCCTGGGCGGGGTGATGCTGGTCCTTGGCGGGCCGGTCGTTGGCGGGCGGATCTATGGCGAGTGGCCGGGGCTGGCCGGCCATCGGCTGGCCGGTGGCCGGGATGTGGCCGTGGCGACGGACTGGCGCGATGTTATCGCACCCATTGCCGTGCGCCATCTGGGCTTGCCGGAGAAAAAGGTCGGGGATGTCTTCCCGGGGTTTGCGCCTGTGTCTGCGCCGCCGGGCATTGTTGGTTGATTTTATCTGTCGGAATCAGAGGAACAAGTGGCCTACGATGGAATTGTTGCACGAGGCGGTCTTGCTCCAGGGGCTGTCCCCTTGTATCCTGCGACCATGCTATTTAGTGGCGTGACCCCAAAGCGAACAGGTTGCAAGCCTCCAACCTGTTTTTTCTTCGTCGTTTCCTTGGCCCTTTTTCTGTTCCTCCCGGCCGGGCCTGCCCTTTCCCGGGGATTGCCTCGCAAAAATGTGTTGCTCCTGCATAATCTCAATCAGGACCATCCGGCCATCGCCCAATTTGACCACGGCCTGATCGAGACACTGCGGACGAGTACGCAGTTTGATGTCCGCGTCTCCGCCGAATATATCAATGTGACCAATTTTGAAAACGTGCCGTTGTATGCGTCGGATACGGCCCGCTATCTGGCCATGAAGTATGCCCACTGGCAACCGGAAGCCGTTTTTGCGGACCGGGCCGTCACCGGCCTGTATACTCAGTATCTGCGCGAGGCCTTCCAGGGCGTTCCCTGTTTTATCGCCCAGGACCGGGGCGGCGAGGGCGTTGTGGCCGGATCGGCTTTCAAGACGATTTCCTGGACAACGGCGACGTCGGATATTGAAAAAAACCTGGAACTGATTAAGAGGCTGCGGCCTGGGACGAACTCGGTGCTGGTGGTCCTCGGCGCATCCGAGGAAGAACGGCGTCTGGCGGATGAAATCACCAAAGCCGCCGCCAAGTATGCCGACCGGATTGCCTGCGTGTCCACCTCCGGTCTGTCCCATGCGGCGCTCATGGGGCAGGTTGCTGCCGTCCCGGCCGAGCAGGCCATTTTGTATATCCGTTTTGCCCTGGACAGCGACGGGGTTTCCTTTGTGCCGGCCCAGGTGGTCCGGGACATTGTCGGGCGCGCCGCCGCGCCGGTGTTTGTGGTGGCCCAGCACCTCATCGGCGAGGGAGCGGTCGGCGGTTATGCCGCGAGCTTCGAACTGTTCGGCCGGCGCACGGCGCTTTGGATGCTTGATGCCCTGGACGGCCGGGAACCGTCCGGCGAAGCGCTTGCCGCCTCCATCAATGCCTATGTCTTTGACCAGCGCGCCTTGCGCCGTTTCGGCATCCGCGAATTCGTCCTGCCCGCCGGCAGCACCCTCCTTTTCCAGGACAACAGCCTCTGGGGGCAGTACAAATGGTATGTCGTCAGCGGTGTTGTCCTGCTGCTCGTCGAGACGTTTCTCGTCCTCGGTCTGGTGGTCAACCGGATGCGGCGCAGGCGGGCCGAGGCCGCCCTGGTGGGGCTTAACGCCACGCTGGAGGCCCGGGTGCTGGAGCGCACCCGGGAGCTTCATGAAGCCAACGAGCGCCTGCATGAGGCCAAAGAGGAACTCGAAGCCCTCAATAGCAACCTTGACCAGTTGTCGCGGACAGACAGCCTGACCGGTCTGGCCAACCGCCGCCATGCCGAGGAAGCCCTTGAGGAGGCGGTGCTCCGGTTTGGCCGCTACGGGGCCGGACAGGGGAGTGCCGTGGCCATGGTCGACATCGATTTTTTCAAGCGGGTCAACGACGAGTATGGCCATGAAGCCGGGGACGACCTGTTGCGGGGTCTTGCCCGGACCATGGCGACCGAGGTGCGCGCCTGTGATCTGGTGTCGCGTTGGGGCGGCGAGGAGTTTTTGCTGCTGCTGCCCGGGACCGGTCTGGACGGGGCCGGCCGGTTGCTGGAGCGCATCCGGGAAGGCGTCGGGGCGACACGCTTTGACTGCAGGCGGGGCACGGAGTCGGTTACCGTGTCGGTCACGGTGACCATCGGCGTGTCAGCCATTGCACCGGGGGACGTCCTGGACGATGTCGTGCGTCGGGCTGACGCGGCCCTCTATCGGGGCAAGGAACAGGGGCGCAATCAGATAGTTCTGGGGTAGCGGGCGAGTAGGGGGGGACGGCCTGCTGCTGCTTCTGGAGGACGAAGCCAGGGCCTTTGGGCGGAGCGCCGGATGGGGATTGGGGCAGCGGCAGTGGACGCCGGGACGGGACGGGGCGAGACCGGAGTGCCAAAGTCCTTGTGGCTTGGGGTCCGTGTCAGGAGGCCGGCGGGTTCGCGTCCGCCATTGGCTTTTGTTTCGGCACTCCGTCCTGGCGCGCGTGGTTGGCGTACGTGCGTCAGGCGGTCTCGCCGCGTCTCGTCCGGGCATCGTAAAAAAAGTGGCGCAAAGGGCTGTTGCCGGCTTCCCCTACTCGTAAAAAACGTGTAGATAAATGAATGGCCCTTTCTTTTGCGCTTTTTTTCACATAAGTGAGGGAAAGGCAAGCCGACCCGAAACTGCAACCCGTTGGAATTGTACAGGCGGGGAATTTTTTTTCAAACGGGCGTATTTTTTTCGTGACGTGGTCGGTCCCGGCCGGGCGTGTCGACGCACGCAGCCCACCCGAGAGCTTCCGGTCCACAGCCGACCGGCATCGCCAGCCCGCGCCCAAAATCCCGTGATAAATTTTCCCCACCAAGGGGGTCCGGGGGGGATTATCCCTCCTCCCGCTCACCGTCGCGGTAACGCCACTCCCTTTACCCCATTTGGGGGGTCCGGGGGCCTCAGGCCCCCGGCCGCCGGAGGCCTCTTCCGCCTCTTCCGCCTTTACCCCCGTCCCTTACCCACGCAACTTACGGCGGCGGGGCGATGGTCACCAGCACCCGCATGTCGGTAATCGAGCGGATGCCGTGGGGGGTGGCGATGGGGCACACCAGCACGTCGCCGGCCTTGGCCGGGCTGGCGGCATTGTCCGCTCCGAGAAACTCCCCCTCGCCCTCAAGGACCACGATGGA
This genomic interval carries:
- a CDS encoding glycosyltransferase family 2 protein — protein: MQAPDSGRAMTVSIVIPVYNEVTTLPVLLGMVLARPETTEIILVDDASTDGSGDYLRTLAGDPRIRVLFHAQNQGKGAALRTGFAAAACDIVLIQDADLEYDPEDYPVLLQPILAGKADVVYGSRFLGGPHRVLYFWHSVANRMLTLLSNMLNDINLSDMEVCYKVFRRDVLQKIRIQSDRFGVEPELTAKVARLRARIYEVPVSYYGRTYEEGKKIGWRDGLAALWWIVRFGVFDRG
- a CDS encoding cupin domain-containing protein, which codes for MNKTNIFEVGPFKDTGYGMLWVHDSANFRIINFNFKAGQTLPVHAHDMDGELSIVVLEGEGEFLGADNAASPAKAGDVLVCPIATPHGIRSITDMRVLVTIAPPP
- a CDS encoding DUF1800 domain-containing protein, with protein sequence MAGIVQFHRSLWRPLSGILPGVLLLCCLASVPVRAADSRADPKIVQAVNRLTYGPGPGLLGQAEAMGLPAFIESQLNPETLAEPPGLTEALAALPSLQMDTVRLFREYGPPAEAGRDGDPEAMRRTFDRADVVALEAAKARLLRAIASPRQLQELMVDFWCEHFSLGAKKGLAHLWVGSFEREAIRPYAMGRFLDLLAATAMHPAMLIARGNWKNVVHRDGGQGAREALEPTYAALLLAHHTLGPGGPQKPADTQALARILTGWRVGAARADSDTGGFYFDVELHDPSDKTLLGQTVKGTGLGEGAAALRILAEHPATARNISRKLAVYFLTDDPPAGLVASMAETFGKTGGNIREVLRTLFTNDAFFDAKYRGGRIKSPLRHIVSSVRAMGQTPTDAAALAGALAGLGQPLFAADGPEGYLPGSASWQKPEALPRRVSFAGDLAAGRIAGLSPAAKVGVQTLTEALGPELSPAVGQAAAKAGDNGAGVILASPDFLRY
- a CDS encoding class II aldolase/adducin family protein, which produces MAGLNRQTAKDLARQWADRLVRAGLCAPETAVVACLDDALVFSRPSSRADLLAGLIDRLGVGCVILAPPAEPHRTILEWLAAREAPAIRPRDCETRTFFHDIPVVAEPTVAAAAEALARRKGAYLPGVGILAHGALSPEQAFVTVSSVAFAGFVKFFADHLAAARAGTLDAVAWAAFETAVAHLPPPPAAVPQLAKGPFGDRETVLAAMIEAGRATVELGLVDSVFGNISYNLDGALAISQTGAALDELAGGIDWVPLDGSSCAGLTASSELAAHSALVRLDRRRAILHGHPRFAVVMSMDCQATDCAQRNACHIACPRERFVGDVPIVPGEVGCGPRGLVHTMPPALAADGGRRGVIVCGHGVFTMGRDDFGPALAALCAIETSCRSRYFQALGQSSL
- a CDS encoding GGDEF domain-containing protein → MLLLHNLNQDHPAIAQFDHGLIETLRTSTQFDVRVSAEYINVTNFENVPLYASDTARYLAMKYAHWQPEAVFADRAVTGLYTQYLREAFQGVPCFIAQDRGGEGVVAGSAFKTISWTTATSDIEKNLELIKRLRPGTNSVLVVLGASEEERRLADEITKAAAKYADRIACVSTSGLSHAALMGQVAAVPAEQAILYIRFALDSDGVSFVPAQVVRDIVGRAAAPVFVVAQHLIGEGAVGGYAASFELFGRRTALWMLDALDGREPSGEALAASINAYVFDQRALRRFGIREFVLPAGSTLLFQDNSLWGQYKWYVVSGVVLLLVETFLVLGLVVNRMRRRRAEAALVGLNATLEARVLERTRELHEANERLHEAKEELEALNSNLDQLSRTDSLTGLANRRHAEEALEEAVLRFGRYGAGQGSAVAMVDIDFFKRVNDEYGHEAGDDLLRGLARTMATEVRACDLVSRWGGEEFLLLLPGTGLDGAGRLLERIREGVGATRFDCRRGTESVTVSVTVTIGVSAIAPGDVLDDVVRRADAALYRGKEQGRNQIVLG
- a CDS encoding autotransporter outer membrane beta-barrel domain-containing protein, coding for MCTLKSMALILVGVALAVCARPVSGNAAGAFNQFVGFGDSTLDSGYFRYTTSGNASVDAAVVAAVANGAGGGFAGPGVMTTTMLAARFGLGAEPVSIGGGNFGNGSAYTAPLSATTGGTPASGQLPGNVATTQQIATFLAAGGGAANADALYVVNSGNNDLIFVQNQGADWIAANPTFLSGVAAQLTAGVAALQAAGARTIMVPNSFYTTVLSGSGGLVPETSIENYARTVAYGNTKWADLTAAGVRFIPADLSSLFRFVATNPTLFGFTYDSVLAANAPSPVAALVTSWADITPVQLQTYLFIDGKHLTTAGQRIETDYETSLLVAPRLMSLLAEAPVQGGLARAAALQGQIDLTGQHRGPTGINVWIGGGVGALELKNDSGFPGVAGTPFTGSIGADYRTPCGLILGAAFTASTQTQQFSMGGGRFDQNEQALSLYTAYQAGPVWGDAVASYGWQQDKIVRDVTLGLFTDANSADTTGRSLALALRLGGDLRLGPVTTGPVAGLVVQQVRIKGFAESGSSGTATGSNGVTALSYGEQIRDSAVSQLGWRASVDLADWRPFAEAKWNHELVDQSGRMVKAALTSTTAAPYALRAAPVAADWATASVGSSYKISERIMVRGAASATLSNPQVIGYGGDVGLSVSF
- a CDS encoding DUF1501 domain-containing protein, translated to MSAQTREYGRVGGKVRRRDVLRWLAGIGALGLVPGPALARKAGRSSGEGKAEAGGKGRETAAKAPWRTGKQLVVVLLQGGPDGLSVAAPVADPLYPFLRPTTALPADCGGVDLGSGFLLHPALSALAPLFAKKQLAVIPACAMPGQGTSHGPALAQFAAGTPTAQGKRSQSGWLGRLALALAGERSQMLVACQSDAYDGAPHYTMIAPGRGESLPGLPVEDQALFAAVGRLYGETGGALGKAFAAGREDRQEVLAKLLEESRRAAGGAIPAPHFAEFGQHFGRELAKRRDAALGFVSVGGFDTHSGQGAAKGYLADRLRETGQGLAGMLAGLGQAAEDTVIVALGEFGRSARENAFGGTDNGLGGVMLVLGGPVVGGRIYGEWPGLAGHRLAGGRDVAVATDWRDVIAPIAVRHLGLPEKKVGDVFPGFAPVSAPPGIVG
- a CDS encoding gamma-glutamylcyclotransferase family protein gives rise to the protein MAWDVFVYGTLRRGFCNHGWLGGAAFCGTATTARAYGLYLEAGIPYLAADEARYPVVGEVYRVTDAHTLAGLDDLEEHPQVYERRQTAVVMDADGEIRTAWVYFARRPPGVAMATGDFAALNRL